The window GAGGAAATAAACGGGCTTAAACAAAGGGGTATAGAAGTAAAAAAGAATTTATATTTAAGCAAAAATGCCCATCTTATCATGCCTTATCATTTAATAATTGACAGAGAGAATGAAAGGTTGAGAGGTGCAAAGAGTATAGGCACAACAGGTCGAGGAATAGGTCCAGCTTATTGTGATAAAATTGGCAGATCAGGCATAAGGGTAGCAGACCTTCTTCAACCTGAGGTATTCAAAGAGAAGCTAAGAGCTAACCTTTTTCATGTCAATTTTCTACTTGAAAATCTTTATAAGATTAATCCTCTGAATCTTGAAGATATATATAATGAATACATGGGTTACGCAGATAAGTTAGCTCCCTATATTGCTGATACTGATACAATTGCTAATGATATGATCTCTAAAAAGAAAAACTTATTGTTTGAAGGAGCACAGGGCACTCTCCTCGATATCGATCATGGGACATATCCTTATGTAACATCTTCGAATTCTATTGCAGGTGGTGCATGCACCGGACTTGGTGTCGGACCTACAAAGATTAACAAGGTCCTCGGTGTTGTTAAGGCCTACACAACACGTGTTGGAAGTGGCCCATTCCCTACAGAAATCAAAGATGATCTTGGAGAAAAGATCAGGGAAAAAGGCGGTGAATATGGGGCAACAACAGGAAGGCCACGTAGATGCGGATGGCTTGATATGGTAATTCTTAGACACTCGGTAAGGATCAATGGCGTTACGGGAATAGCTATAACAAAACTTGACATCCTTGATGGATTAGATCGGATAAAAATTTGCACATCTTACAAATATAAAAATAAAATTTTTGATGAGTTTCCGAAAGAGATAAATATATTTGAAGAGTGTGTACCAGAATATGAAGAGGTTAAAGGTTGGAATGTAAGCACACTCGGTATTCAGGATTTTACCAAGCTTCCAGAAGCAGCAAAAAAATATATAAAAAAAATTGAGCGCATGCTCAAAGTTAAAGTGCACCTCATCTCAACAGGTCAGAGAAGAGAAGAACTCATTCAGATTAAAGGGTTATTCTAATGGAACGAGAAAGAGGATATAGCAGACATAAAAGATATACAAAGAGGCTTGAGGTTACTTTCAGTTCCGGAGGTTTAAGCTATAGAGGTATTCTAAGTAATTTTTCAATAAATGGACTATTTATCAGAACAAATCGCGGTTTTGCTCCAAATACAATATTGAACATAGAAATTTTACTACCCGATGGCAGGATATCTTATCTCAAGGGGATAGTCCGAAGAACAATAAAGACCCCTATGTTAACCCAGAAAAACGGCATGGGTATCGAACTTATAGAAAAAGACCCTACTTATATCCAATTTTTTCAAGATCATTCTGAAGATGGAGAAACCTCTGAAAGCAGTCAAAATATAGAGTTGAGAGCAACTGAACCTGAATATCAGATAATAATCTGTCCAAATTGCAACATAAAGAATAAAGTTTTAACCAGCAAACTTTCTCTCGGACCAAAATGTGGTAAATGTGGAATACCCTTAAATATTTCCAATTCCTGACTTCAAAACTCACAAATATACTTTATCCTTCCAGATGTCCTCTGTGCGGAAACTTTACAGATTCATTCCATTACGCACCAATATGTAAATCATGCTGGAACCAGATTAAGCGATATGCTGGCGCGTCATGCAGAATTTGCGCTCTTCCATTGTCTTCAGCATACTCTAATGTATGTGGTCAGTGTCTGAAGCAGATGCCTCCATTTTCTAAAGTTATAAGTTACGGCCTGTATGAAGGAGTTCTTGCAGAAGCAATCAACCAGTTAAAATTTAGCGGGGTCAAAAGATTATCACAACCTCTTGGTAAATTGTTGCTTGATCTCGATATCCCGGATAATGATGGAATTATCCCTGTCCCCTTGAGCAGAAAAGGTTTACTCAAGAGAGGTTTCAATCAGTCACTCCTCATTTCAAGAATCGTAGCAAAAAAAACTGGAATCCCTCTCTTAATGAATATACTCTTGAAAAAAAGAGAAACTCTGCCGCAGGTTGGATTATCTGCTCATGATAGATTAGTCAATTTAAGAAATGCCTTCGAGGTGAAGGGTTATGTAAAAGGAATGCATCTGCTGTTGATAGATGATGTGATGACAACTGGAGCAACAGTAACAGAATGCTCAAAAGAACTTTTGAAATCAGGAGCAGCAGAAG of the Nitrospirota bacterium genome contains:
- a CDS encoding adenylosuccinate synthase, which codes for MPNVIVVGLQWGDEGKGKIVDYLSSKADLVARYQGGHNAGHTVVINNEKFILHLIPSGILYKDKLCLIGNGVVVDPAALIEEINGLKQRGIEVKKNLYLSKNAHLIMPYHLIIDRENERLRGAKSIGTTGRGIGPAYCDKIGRSGIRVADLLQPEVFKEKLRANLFHVNFLLENLYKINPLNLEDIYNEYMGYADKLAPYIADTDTIANDMISKKKNLLFEGAQGTLLDIDHGTYPYVTSSNSIAGGACTGLGVGPTKINKVLGVVKAYTTRVGSGPFPTEIKDDLGEKIREKGGEYGATTGRPRRCGWLDMVILRHSVRINGVTGIAITKLDILDGLDRIKICTSYKYKNKIFDEFPKEINIFEECVPEYEEVKGWNVSTLGIQDFTKLPEAAKKYIKKIERMLKVKVHLISTGQRREELIQIKGLF
- a CDS encoding PilZ domain-containing protein → MERERGYSRHKRYTKRLEVTFSSGGLSYRGILSNFSINGLFIRTNRGFAPNTILNIEILLPDGRISYLKGIVRRTIKTPMLTQKNGMGIELIEKDPTYIQFFQDHSEDGETSESSQNIELRATEPEYQIIICPNCNIKNKVLTSKLSLGPKCGKCGIPLNISNS
- a CDS encoding ComF family protein yields the protein MWNTLKYFQFLTSKLTNILYPSRCPLCGNFTDSFHYAPICKSCWNQIKRYAGASCRICALPLSSAYSNVCGQCLKQMPPFSKVISYGLYEGVLAEAINQLKFSGVKRLSQPLGKLLLDLDIPDNDGIIPVPLSRKGLLKRGFNQSLLISRIVAKKTGIPLLMNILLKKRETLPQVGLSAHDRLVNLRNAFEVKGYVKGMHLLLIDDVMTTGATVTECSKELLKSGAAEVVVLTLARAGIM